The Halogranum gelatinilyticum genome contains a region encoding:
- a CDS encoding aldo/keto reductase has translation MNYRQLGSTGTKVSELCFGTWRFGMRSGDVVETGRDEAHELLDAFEAGGGNFIDTANVYGNPNGTSEEYIGDWLAERDREDFVLASKVYFPFDGWGEPGPNDSGLSRKHIRAQIEGTLDRLGTDYLDVYYIHRWDDETPIEETLSTLTELVDEGKVNYLGASTMAAWQLTKALWTSDVEGLQRFDVTQPMYHAAYEEVDDYLDVCADQDLAVCPYSPLAGGFLTGKYERGEDGSAVGPDGSRATLVDYFQDAYVSETSWRVLDAIEAVADDLGATPAQVALRFLIEQRDFTCIPIVGARTVDQMEDNLGATEISLSTDQYDRIADARAADDE, from the coding sequence ATGAACTATCGACAGCTCGGTTCGACCGGGACCAAGGTTTCGGAACTCTGCTTCGGCACGTGGCGCTTCGGGATGCGCTCGGGCGACGTCGTGGAGACGGGGCGCGACGAAGCACACGAACTGCTCGACGCCTTCGAGGCGGGCGGTGGCAACTTCATCGACACGGCGAACGTCTACGGCAACCCCAACGGCACCAGTGAGGAGTACATCGGCGACTGGCTGGCCGAGCGCGACCGTGAGGACTTCGTGCTCGCGTCGAAGGTCTACTTCCCCTTCGACGGCTGGGGCGAACCCGGCCCGAACGACTCCGGTCTCTCGCGGAAGCACATCCGCGCACAGATCGAAGGCACCCTCGACCGTCTCGGCACCGACTATCTCGACGTCTACTACATCCACCGCTGGGACGACGAGACACCCATCGAGGAGACGCTCTCGACCCTGACGGAACTCGTCGACGAGGGCAAGGTCAACTATCTCGGCGCGTCGACGATGGCCGCCTGGCAGCTGACGAAGGCACTCTGGACCTCGGACGTGGAGGGCCTCCAGCGGTTCGACGTCACCCAGCCGATGTACCACGCCGCGTACGAGGAGGTCGACGACTACCTCGACGTCTGTGCGGACCAGGACCTCGCGGTCTGTCCGTACTCGCCGCTCGCTGGCGGCTTCCTCACCGGCAAGTACGAGCGTGGCGAGGACGGCAGCGCCGTCGGTCCCGACGGCTCGCGGGCGACGCTCGTCGACTACTTCCAGGACGCCTACGTCTCCGAGACGAGCTGGCGCGTCCTCGACGCCATCGAGGCCGTCGCCGACGACCTCGGCGCGACGCCTGCACAGGTCGCACTCCGCTTCCTCATCGAGCAGCGTGACTTCACCTGCATCCCCATCGTCGGCGCGCGGACGGTCGACCAGATGGAGGACAACCTCGGGGCGACGGAGATCTCGCTCTCCACGGACCAGTACGACCGCATCGCCGACGCGCGGGCGGCCGACGACGAGTAA